The following proteins are co-located in the Labrys monachus genome:
- the tuf gene encoding elongation factor Tu → MAKEKFERNKPHCNIGTIGHVDHGKTSLTAAITKVLAETGGATFTAYDQIDKAPEEKARGITISTAHVEYETKNRHYAHVDCPGHADYVKNMITGAAQMDGAILVVSAADGPMPQTREHILLARQVGVPALVVFLNKVDMVDDPELLELVELEVRELLSKYEFPGDDIPITKGSALMALENKSPEIGHDAILELMKTVDDYIPQPERPIDQPFLMPVEDVFSISGRGTVVTGRVERGIVKVGEEVEIIGIRPTQKTTVTGVEMFRKLLDQGQAGDNIGALLRGTKREDVERGQVLCKPGSVKPHTKFKAEAYILTKEEGGRHTPFFGNYRPQFYFRTTDVTGIVTLPEGTEMVMPGDNIAMTVSLIVPIAMEEKLRFAIREGGRTVGAGVVAAIIE, encoded by the coding sequence ATGGCCAAAGAGAAATTTGAACGGAACAAGCCGCACTGCAACATCGGCACGATTGGTCACGTCGACCATGGCAAGACGTCGTTGACGGCAGCGATCACGAAGGTTCTGGCGGAGACGGGCGGGGCGACGTTCACGGCGTATGACCAGATCGACAAGGCGCCTGAAGAGAAGGCGCGCGGCATCACGATCTCGACGGCGCATGTTGAGTACGAGACGAAGAACCGTCACTACGCGCATGTGGACTGCCCGGGTCACGCCGATTATGTGAAGAACATGATCACGGGCGCGGCGCAGATGGACGGCGCGATCCTGGTCGTTTCGGCGGCGGACGGTCCGATGCCGCAGACGCGCGAGCACATCCTGCTGGCGCGCCAGGTCGGCGTTCCCGCGCTGGTGGTGTTTCTGAACAAGGTGGACATGGTCGACGATCCCGAGCTTCTGGAGCTCGTGGAGCTGGAAGTGCGCGAGCTTCTGTCGAAGTACGAGTTCCCTGGGGACGACATCCCGATCACCAAGGGCTCAGCGCTGATGGCGCTGGAGAACAAGTCGCCGGAGATCGGGCATGACGCGATCCTCGAGCTGATGAAGACGGTGGACGACTACATCCCGCAGCCGGAGCGGCCGATCGACCAGCCGTTCCTGATGCCGGTGGAAGACGTGTTCTCGATCTCGGGCCGCGGCACGGTGGTGACGGGACGCGTGGAGCGCGGCATCGTCAAGGTCGGCGAGGAAGTCGAGATCATCGGCATCCGTCCGACGCAGAAGACGACGGTGACGGGCGTGGAGATGTTCCGCAAGCTGCTGGACCAGGGTCAGGCTGGCGACAACATCGGCGCGCTGCTGCGCGGCACCAAGCGCGAGGACGTGGAGCGCGGCCAGGTTCTGTGCAAGCCGGGTTCGGTGAAGCCGCACACGAAGTTCAAGGCCGAGGCCTATATCCTGACGAAGGAAGAGGGCGGTCGCCATACGCCGTTCTTCGGCAATTACCGTCCTCAGTTCTACTTCCGCACGACGGACGTGACGGGGATCGTGACGCTGCCGGAAGGCACGGAAATGGTGATGCCGGGCGACAACATCGCCATGACGGTGAGCCTGATCGTGCCGATCGCCATGGAGGAGAAGCTGCGCTTCGCCATCCGTGAAGGCGGTCGCACCGTCGGGGCCGGCGTCGTCGCCGCCATCATCGAATAG
- a CDS encoding RelA/SpoT family protein: MRQYELVDKVRAYNPAVNEDLLNAAYVYAMQQHGTQFRASGDPYFSHPLQVASLLTDLKLDDATIAAALLHDTIEDTDATRAEIERRFGKEIASLVEGLTKIKKLDLVSKEAKQAENLRKLLLAIVEDVRVLLVKLADRLHNMRTLNFMKAEKRARIAQETLDIYAPLAGRMGMQDMREELEDLSFHELQPAHYETIVRRLEGLKRRNGALIAEIENDLRERLHERGIEATVKGREKRPYSIFKKTERKQVAFEQLSDIFAFRVLVNSIEDCYRSLGIVHTKWPLVPGRFKDYISTPKQNDYRSLHTTVIGPGHQRVELQIRTEEMHRIAEFGIAAHALYKDNKASDVSRLENESRAFAWLRRTMAMLAEGDNPEEFLEHTKLELFQDQVFCFTPKGKLITLPRGANAIDFAYAVHTDIGNTAVGCRVNGRTAPLVSELFNGDEVAIVTAKQQTPPAAWETLVVTGRARAAIRRATRSAVRAQYAGLGQRIVERAFERLDKTYSADALQGALKRLARKSVDDVLTAVGRGEIRSQDVVRAVFPDFKLEQSSHAAAGLDETWFGLQGGQNLRFKVPGGGNPANAAIPVRGIKGDLPVRFADGGAVPGDRIVAILTPGEAITIYPIQSAALADFEDHPELWLDVRWDLEAAQAERYPAKLQVVSINEPGTLAQIAQVIAETDGNIDNLTMHRRSFDMTEMIVDLEVYDLKHLLAIIDGLRARKVVSEVHRIV; encoded by the coding sequence ATGAGGCAGTATGAGCTCGTCGACAAGGTTCGGGCTTACAATCCGGCCGTCAACGAGGACCTCCTCAATGCGGCCTATGTCTATGCCATGCAGCAGCACGGCACCCAGTTCCGTGCCTCCGGCGACCCCTATTTTTCCCATCCCCTGCAGGTTGCTTCCCTTCTCACCGACCTGAAGCTCGACGACGCCACCATTGCCGCGGCGCTGCTGCACGACACCATCGAGGACACGGACGCCACCCGCGCGGAGATCGAGCGGCGCTTCGGCAAGGAGATCGCCTCCCTCGTCGAGGGGCTGACCAAGATCAAGAAGCTCGATCTCGTCTCCAAGGAAGCCAAGCAGGCCGAAAACCTGCGCAAGCTCCTGCTCGCCATCGTCGAAGATGTCCGTGTGCTGCTCGTCAAGCTCGCCGACCGGCTGCACAACATGCGCACGCTGAACTTCATGAAGGCGGAAAAGCGCGCCCGCATCGCCCAGGAGACGCTGGACATCTACGCTCCGCTCGCCGGGCGCATGGGCATGCAGGACATGCGCGAGGAACTGGAAGACCTTTCCTTCCATGAATTGCAGCCCGCCCATTACGAGACCATCGTCCGCCGGCTCGAGGGCCTGAAGCGGCGCAACGGCGCACTGATCGCCGAGATCGAGAACGACCTGCGCGAGAGGCTGCACGAGCGCGGCATCGAGGCCACCGTCAAGGGGCGGGAGAAGCGGCCCTATTCGATCTTCAAGAAGACGGAGCGCAAGCAGGTCGCCTTCGAACAGCTCTCCGATATCTTCGCGTTCCGCGTCCTCGTGAATTCGATCGAGGACTGCTACCGCTCGCTCGGCATCGTCCACACCAAATGGCCGCTCGTGCCGGGCCGCTTCAAGGACTACATCTCGACGCCCAAGCAGAACGACTACCGCTCGCTCCACACGACGGTGATCGGCCCTGGCCACCAGCGGGTCGAGCTGCAGATCCGGACCGAGGAGATGCATCGCATCGCCGAATTCGGCATCGCAGCGCATGCCCTCTACAAGGACAACAAGGCCAGTGACGTCTCCCGCCTGGAGAACGAAAGCCGCGCCTTCGCCTGGCTGCGCCGGACGATGGCGATGCTGGCCGAGGGAGACAATCCGGAGGAGTTCCTCGAGCATACCAAGCTCGAACTGTTCCAGGATCAGGTCTTCTGCTTCACGCCCAAGGGCAAGCTCATCACCCTGCCGCGCGGCGCCAACGCGATCGATTTCGCCTATGCGGTCCATACCGACATCGGCAACACCGCGGTCGGCTGCCGCGTGAACGGGCGCACCGCTCCCCTCGTGTCCGAACTCTTCAACGGTGACGAGGTGGCGATCGTCACCGCCAAGCAGCAGACCCCGCCGGCCGCCTGGGAGACGCTGGTGGTCACCGGCCGCGCCCGTGCAGCCATTCGCAGGGCGACCCGTTCGGCGGTGCGGGCACAATATGCCGGCCTCGGCCAGCGCATCGTCGAACGGGCCTTCGAACGGCTCGACAAGACCTATTCGGCCGATGCGCTGCAGGGCGCGCTGAAGCGCCTCGCCCGCAAGAGCGTCGACGACGTGCTCACGGCGGTCGGCCGCGGCGAGATCCGCTCGCAGGACGTGGTGCGGGCGGTCTTTCCCGATTTCAAGCTCGAGCAGTCCAGCCATGCGGCGGCCGGTCTCGACGAGACTTGGTTCGGGCTGCAGGGCGGCCAGAATCTGCGCTTCAAGGTGCCGGGCGGGGGCAATCCCGCCAACGCCGCCATTCCCGTGCGCGGCATCAAGGGCGACCTGCCGGTGCGCTTTGCCGATGGCGGAGCGGTGCCGGGCGATCGCATAGTCGCCATCCTGACGCCGGGGGAGGCGATCACCATCTATCCCATCCAGTCGGCCGCGCTCGCCGATTTCGAGGACCATCCCGAATTATGGCTCGACGTGCGCTGGGATCTGGAGGCGGCGCAGGCGGAGCGCTATCCTGCCAAGCTGCAGGTCGTTTCCATCAACGAGCCCGGCACGCTGGCGCAGATCGCCCAGGTCATCGCCGAGACCGACGGCAACATCGACAACCTCACCATGCACCGGCGCTCCTTCGACATGACCGAGATGATCGTCGACCTCGAAGTCTACGATCTCAAGCATCTCCTCGCCATCATCGACGGTCTGCGGGCGCGCAAGGTCGTCAGCGAAGTCCACCGCATCGTGTGA
- the recO gene encoding DNA repair protein RecO, whose protein sequence is MEWTDSGYVVGVRRHGESSVILEAMTRGHGRHLGLVRAARSRALQPVLQPGNAVQLVWRARIDGHLGHFAVEGLALHAAHFLSSRLALFAMSHVAALVRLLPEREPHPGLHGALGEIIAVISDAGVAPALIARFELEILTELGFGLDLGRCAATGSADDLAYVSPKTGRAVSREAGAPWHDRLLPLPGFLRGEVGSPSAADIADALRLTRYFLERDVFAPRGLVMPEGRHAVVEALTGRL, encoded by the coding sequence ATGGAATGGACCGATAGCGGCTATGTCGTCGGCGTCAGGCGCCACGGCGAATCCAGCGTGATCCTGGAGGCGATGACGCGGGGTCATGGCCGCCATCTCGGCCTGGTGCGGGCGGCGCGGTCGCGGGCGCTGCAGCCGGTGCTGCAGCCCGGCAACGCGGTGCAACTGGTCTGGCGGGCACGCATCGACGGGCATCTCGGGCATTTCGCCGTCGAAGGGCTGGCCCTGCATGCCGCGCATTTCCTGTCCTCGCGCCTCGCGCTCTTCGCGATGAGCCATGTCGCGGCGCTGGTGCGGCTTTTGCCTGAGCGCGAGCCTCATCCCGGTCTCCACGGGGCGCTGGGAGAGATCATCGCGGTGATTTCGGATGCGGGGGTGGCCCCGGCGCTGATCGCGCGGTTCGAGCTCGAGATCCTCACCGAACTCGGCTTCGGCCTCGATCTCGGCCGCTGTGCCGCCACCGGCAGCGCGGACGACCTCGCTTATGTCTCGCCGAAGACCGGCCGGGCGGTCAGCCGCGAGGCGGGAGCGCCCTGGCACGACAGGCTGCTGCCTTTGCCGGGCTTCCTGCGCGGCGAGGTGGGAAGTCCCAGCGCCGCCGACATTGCCGACGCGCTCCGGCTCACCCGCTATTTCCTCGAGCGTGACGTGTTCGCGCCGCGCGGTCTCGTCATGCCGGAGGGGCGGCATGCCGTGGTGGAGGCGCTGACCGGGCGCCTGTGA
- the pyrE gene encoding orotate phosphoribosyltransferase has protein sequence MTQEEVLAEFKDAGALLEGHFILSSGLHSPVFLQKMFIFMDPVRTERLCRALAEKISQRFGRIDMVVSPAVGGIVPGYETARALGAKAIFVERENGRFQLRRGFAIPEGARVVMVEDIVTTGLSSRECLAAIEGGPGEIVGAACLIDRSGGKADLGKPLVALATLDIPAYQADSLPADLAALPVVKPGSRALSS, from the coding sequence ATGACGCAGGAAGAGGTATTGGCCGAGTTCAAGGATGCGGGGGCCTTGCTGGAGGGACATTTCATCCTGTCCTCCGGGCTGCATTCGCCGGTCTTCCTGCAGAAGATGTTCATTTTCATGGACCCCGTGCGGACCGAGCGCCTTTGCCGGGCGCTCGCGGAAAAGATCAGCCAGCGCTTCGGCCGGATCGACATGGTGGTCTCGCCGGCGGTCGGCGGCATCGTTCCGGGCTACGAGACGGCGCGCGCCCTCGGGGCCAAGGCGATCTTCGTCGAACGGGAGAACGGCAGGTTCCAGCTGCGCCGCGGCTTCGCCATTCCCGAAGGCGCCCGCGTCGTGATGGTCGAGGACATCGTCACCACCGGCCTGTCCTCGCGGGAATGCCTCGCCGCCATCGAGGGCGGCCCGGGCGAGATCGTCGGCGCGGCCTGCCTGATCGACCGGTCCGGCGGCAAGGCGGATCTCGGCAAGCCGCTGGTGGCGTTGGCCACGCTCGACATTCCCGCCTACCAGGCCGATAGCCTGCCCGCCGATCTCGCCGCGCTGCCGGTGGTCAAGCCCGGCAGCCGCGCCCTGTCCAGTTGA
- the lepB gene encoding signal peptidase I: protein MSVASEPNKTPDSSGAAKKTSKDGGIGELVKIIVHAFVIAAVVRTLLFQPFNIPSGSLIPTLLVGDYVMVSKYSYGWSRFSVPFSPSFLPSGRLWGTPPKRGDIAVFKLPKDNSTDFIKRVIGLPGDHIQMKGGRLFINGVMAPREPAGTFPMKDSFGRDIQVPLYTETLPNGVKHVVMEINGDNGYYDNTDEYVVPPDHYFMMGDNRDNSDDSRDLNEVGYVPFDNFVGKGQIIFFSVSDDESPLKFWLWPWTVRLNRLMSFIH from the coding sequence ATGAGCGTGGCCAGCGAACCCAACAAGACGCCAGACTCCAGTGGCGCAGCGAAGAAGACGTCGAAAGATGGCGGCATCGGCGAACTGGTCAAGATCATCGTCCACGCTTTCGTGATCGCAGCCGTCGTCAGGACGTTGCTGTTCCAGCCCTTCAACATTCCCTCGGGTTCGCTCATACCCACTCTGCTCGTGGGCGATTACGTCATGGTGTCGAAATACAGCTATGGCTGGTCTCGATTCTCCGTGCCCTTCTCGCCGTCCTTCCTGCCGTCCGGGCGCTTGTGGGGCACGCCGCCCAAGCGCGGCGACATTGCCGTCTTCAAGCTGCCCAAGGATAATTCGACCGACTTCATCAAGCGGGTGATCGGCCTGCCGGGCGATCATATCCAGATGAAGGGTGGAAGACTGTTCATCAACGGCGTGATGGCGCCGCGCGAGCCGGCGGGCACCTTCCCGATGAAGGACTCCTTCGGGCGGGACATCCAGGTTCCCCTCTACACCGAAACCCTGCCCAACGGGGTGAAGCACGTCGTCATGGAGATCAATGGCGACAATGGCTATTACGACAACACCGACGAATATGTCGTGCCGCCCGACCACTATTTCATGATGGGCGACAATCGCGACAATTCCGATGATTCGCGGGATCTGAACGAGGTCGGCTACGTGCCGTTCGACAATTTCGTCGGCAAGGGACAGATCATCTTCTTCTCCGTCAGCGATGATGAATCGCCGCTCAAGTTCTGGCTCTGGCCGTGGACGGTACGACTGAACCGGCTGATGAGCTTCATCCACTGA
- the rnc gene encoding ribonuclease III translates to MALKKKPPLDVLEQALGHVFADRSLLDRALTHISFLDAPGRLASYQRLEFLGDRVLGLAVADMLFRAFPDDEEGAMSRRLSDLVRKETCAAVADEWGVGPHVKLGLGEAQSGGRKRLTTLGDVCEALIGGVFLDAGYEKARAVVERGWRARLHAPVRPPSDAKTALQEWAQARALKAPTYRLVARTGPDHNPRFVIAVDIDTQLSAEGEGKSKRLAEQAAASAFMAREGIAVEGREG, encoded by the coding sequence ATGGCTCTGAAGAAAAAGCCTCCGCTCGACGTCCTGGAGCAAGCGCTCGGCCATGTATTCGCCGACCGTTCGCTCCTGGACCGGGCCCTGACCCATATAAGCTTCCTGGACGCGCCGGGCCGCCTGGCGAGCTACCAGCGGCTGGAGTTCCTCGGGGACCGCGTGCTCGGCCTTGCCGTCGCCGACATGCTGTTCAGGGCCTTTCCGGACGACGAGGAGGGCGCCATGTCGCGCCGCCTGTCGGATCTGGTGCGCAAGGAGACCTGCGCCGCCGTCGCGGATGAATGGGGGGTCGGCCCGCATGTCAAGCTCGGCCTGGGCGAAGCGCAATCGGGCGGCCGCAAGAGGCTCACCACGCTGGGCGACGTCTGCGAAGCGCTGATCGGCGGGGTCTTTCTCGATGCGGGGTATGAGAAGGCCCGTGCCGTGGTCGAGCGGGGCTGGCGGGCCCGCCTTCATGCGCCGGTGCGGCCACCGAGCGACGCCAAGACGGCGCTGCAGGAATGGGCACAGGCCCGGGCTCTGAAGGCGCCGACCTACCGGCTCGTGGCGCGTACCGGGCCGGACCATAATCCGCGCTTCGTCATTGCCGTCGATATCGACACGCAGCTCTCCGCCGAAGGCGAGGGAAAGTCGAAGCGCCTGGCCGAGCAGGCCGCCGCTTCTGCCTTCATGGCGCGCGAGGGCATTGCGGTCGAAGGCCGGGAAGGCTGA
- a CDS encoding TrmH family RNA methyltransferase: MNDRERRGRQGHHRERPDSGTPDTVVIYGWHPVREALQNPARTLKRLLATENAARRLAEENIQAGIPLQIVRPGEIDRLLTADSIHQGLYLETAPLPAPAFGELRASDIVLVLDQITDPHNVGAIVRSAAAFSVAAIITTERHSPSATGVLAKSASGGLEHVPIVSVRNLGDTLDEMGDSGVMRVGLDSEGPATLEGTPLSGPLALVLGAEGKGLRQRTRSLCDALARLDMPGAIKSLNVSNAAALALYVARQQVKA; this comes from the coding sequence ATGAACGACAGGGAACGCAGGGGACGCCAGGGGCACCACCGGGAGCGGCCGGATTCGGGAACGCCGGACACCGTCGTCATCTATGGCTGGCACCCCGTGCGCGAGGCGCTGCAGAACCCCGCGCGCACGCTGAAGCGGCTTCTCGCGACCGAGAATGCCGCGCGGCGGCTGGCGGAGGAGAACATCCAGGCCGGCATCCCCCTGCAGATCGTCCGCCCCGGCGAGATCGACCGGCTGCTGACCGCCGATTCCATCCATCAGGGCCTCTATCTGGAGACCGCGCCGCTGCCGGCTCCCGCCTTCGGCGAATTGCGCGCCAGCGATATCGTACTGGTGCTCGATCAGATCACCGATCCGCACAATGTCGGCGCCATCGTCCGCTCCGCCGCCGCCTTCAGCGTCGCGGCGATCATAACCACCGAGCGCCATTCGCCCTCCGCGACCGGCGTGCTGGCCAAATCCGCCTCCGGCGGCCTCGAGCATGTGCCGATCGTGTCGGTGCGCAATCTCGGCGATACGCTCGACGAGATGGGCGACAGCGGCGTGATGCGCGTCGGCCTCGATTCCGAGGGGCCGGCGACCTTGGAAGGCACGCCCCTGTCCGGTCCGCTCGCGCTCGTCCTCGGCGCCGAGGGCAAGGGCCTGCGCCAGCGGACGCGGTCGCTGTGCGACGCCCTCGCTCGGCTCGACATGCCTGGCGCCATCAAGAGCCTCAACGTCTCCAACGCCGCAGCGCTGGCGCTCTACGTCGCGCGGCAGCAAGTCAAGGCTTGA
- a CDS encoding acyltransferase, giving the protein MHSGIEMARLVALVAVISLHANAYGIFGDDRAIGFVVDELCRFAVPVFFLISGYLWKDDSLAAPVEPLLRLFRRLLVPFVIWVAFYTFCEISQVFYPGTFPNPASIRSYIFIPLSGGAGFHLWFLPALFIGTALGWFAVRRVGLKGGLALSATLYLVGTALALYARSRNFDAIVWIYRNGLFFAPLFLVLGHAMKKGRIPAIPMLAALVLAGAAIHIAEGWYVFDRFPKGHDMSLGTVPLAVGVFGLFLHMRAGADPVVPWGRDVFGAYLAHLFFLRLFAAQVGQRGVGAALACIAFTLIVSLLFSRLMKRSAVTRPLVS; this is encoded by the coding sequence GTGCATAGTGGGATCGAGATGGCCAGGCTCGTCGCTCTGGTCGCCGTCATTTCGCTCCACGCCAATGCATACGGGATTTTCGGCGACGATCGCGCCATCGGATTCGTCGTCGATGAACTCTGCCGTTTCGCGGTTCCCGTCTTCTTCCTGATTTCCGGCTATTTGTGGAAGGACGATTCGCTTGCCGCGCCCGTCGAGCCTCTCCTCAGGCTGTTCAGGCGGCTCCTCGTCCCCTTCGTCATCTGGGTTGCGTTCTACACCTTCTGCGAGATATCGCAGGTCTTCTATCCCGGCACGTTTCCGAACCCGGCCAGCATCCGCTCCTACATCTTCATTCCGCTGAGCGGCGGCGCCGGGTTTCATCTGTGGTTTCTGCCGGCGCTGTTCATCGGCACCGCACTCGGCTGGTTCGCCGTCCGCCGTGTCGGCCTCAAGGGCGGCCTCGCGCTTTCCGCCACCCTCTATCTCGTCGGAACGGCGCTCGCGCTCTATGCGCGATCGCGGAACTTCGACGCGATCGTGTGGATCTACCGCAACGGCCTCTTCTTCGCGCCGCTCTTCCTCGTGCTGGGCCATGCCATGAAAAAGGGACGGATACCGGCAATCCCCATGCTCGCCGCCTTGGTTCTGGCCGGAGCGGCGATCCATATCGCCGAAGGCTGGTATGTCTTCGACAGGTTTCCGAAAGGCCATGACATGTCGCTCGGGACCGTTCCCCTGGCGGTCGGCGTGTTCGGCCTCTTCCTTCACATGCGCGCGGGCGCCGATCCCGTCGTGCCCTGGGGGCGCGACGTCTTCGGGGCCTATCTGGCGCATCTTTTCTTCCTGAGGCTTTTCGCGGCGCAGGTCGGACAGCGCGGCGTCGGCGCCGCCTTGGCGTGCATCGCCTTCACGCTGATCGTCTCCCTCCTCTTCTCGCGCCTGATGAAGAGGAGCGCCGTCACCAGACCGCTGGTCTCCTGA
- the era gene encoding GTPase Era yields the protein MNATPETRCGFVALIGAPNAGKSTLMNAMVGAKLSIVTHKVQTTRAIVRGIAMSGASQIIFVDTPGIFQPKRRLDRAMVTTAWGGAADADVVCLLIDVQRGLDEGNQAILEKLSATNQTKILVLNKIDTVKRETLLDLTAAINARQAFAATFMVSALTGSGVADLLGYLAGAMPAGPWLYPEDQISDAPLRAFAAEITREKLFLRLHDELPYESTVETTAWTTMQDGSARIEQTIFVVREGQKKIVIGKGGETIKAISMAARKEIAAMAETPVHLFLFVKVRENWSDDPERYREIGLEFPIEKR from the coding sequence ATGAATGCAACTCCCGAGACCCGGTGCGGTTTCGTCGCGCTGATCGGTGCCCCCAACGCCGGCAAGTCGACACTGATGAATGCGATGGTCGGCGCCAAATTGTCGATCGTGACGCACAAGGTGCAGACCACGCGCGCCATCGTGCGCGGCATCGCCATGAGCGGCGCCTCGCAGATCATCTTCGTCGACACGCCCGGTATCTTTCAGCCCAAGCGCCGGCTCGACCGGGCCATGGTGACGACGGCCTGGGGCGGCGCCGCCGACGCCGACGTCGTGTGCCTGCTGATCGACGTGCAGCGCGGCCTCGACGAGGGCAACCAGGCCATCCTGGAAAAATTGTCGGCCACGAACCAGACCAAGATCCTCGTCCTCAACAAGATCGATACCGTCAAGCGCGAGACGCTGCTCGATCTCACCGCTGCGATCAATGCGCGGCAGGCCTTCGCGGCGACCTTCATGGTGTCCGCCCTGACCGGCAGCGGCGTCGCCGACCTGCTCGGCTATCTCGCCGGCGCGATGCCCGCCGGCCCCTGGCTCTATCCGGAGGACCAGATTTCGGATGCCCCCCTCAGGGCTTTTGCCGCCGAGATCACCCGCGAGAAGCTGTTCCTGCGCCTCCACGATGAACTGCCCTACGAATCGACGGTCGAGACCACGGCGTGGACGACGATGCAGGATGGCTCTGCGCGCATCGAGCAGACCATCTTCGTCGTGCGCGAGGGGCAGAAGAAGATCGTGATCGGCAAGGGCGGCGAGACGATCAAGGCGATCTCGATGGCGGCCCGCAAGGAAATCGCCGCGATGGCGGAGACGCCGGTACACCTGTTCCTGTTCGTGAAGGTACGCGAGAACTGGTCGGACGATCCGGAGCGCTATCGCGAGATCGGACTGGAATTTCCGATCGAGAAGCGCTGA
- the acpS gene encoding holo-ACP synthase: protein MIIGIGNDLCDIRRIQAALDRYGERFERRCFTEVERAKANGRADRAGTYAKRFAAKEACSKALGTGIRGIRWQEMGVVNLPSGQPTLRLTGLARARLEALVPPGHEAFIHLTLTDEHPLAQAIVLIEARLTG, encoded by the coding sequence ATGATCATCGGCATCGGCAACGATCTTTGCGACATCCGCCGCATTCAGGCTGCGCTGGATCGCTATGGCGAACGCTTCGAAAGACGCTGCTTCACCGAGGTCGAAAGAGCCAAGGCCAATGGGCGAGCCGACCGGGCCGGGACCTATGCCAAGCGCTTCGCTGCCAAGGAGGCCTGTTCCAAGGCGCTGGGCACGGGCATCCGCGGCATTCGATGGCAGGAGATGGGGGTGGTCAACCTCCCTTCGGGCCAGCCCACCCTGCGCCTGACGGGCCTGGCCAGGGCGAGGCTGGAGGCATTGGTTCCTCCGGGACACGAGGCGTTCATCCACCTCACTTTGACGGACGAGCATCCTCTCGCGCAGGCAATCGTGCTGATCGAAGCGCGATTGACGGGGTGA
- a CDS encoding pyridoxine 5'-phosphate synthase, whose protein sequence is MPQFSTPPLRLGLNVDHVATVRNARGGTWPDPVRAAHLAIEAGADGITAHLREDRRHIRDADIHRLRAELAAPLNLEMAVTAEMLEIALGVRPHAACLVPEKREERTTEGGLDVRGARTALSSAIPRLKDAGIRVSLFVEPDPAILDLCAGLGADVVELHTGTWCDAHIAGEEARAAAEFQRLKLGARHAAGLGMEVHAGHGLDFGTSETLAAVPEFSEFNTGHYLIGEAIFVGLAESIRMVRAAMAAGRNRAG, encoded by the coding sequence ATGCCCCAATTTTCCACCCCGCCCCTCCGCCTCGGCCTGAACGTCGACCACGTCGCGACGGTGCGCAATGCGCGCGGCGGCACATGGCCCGATCCCGTCCGTGCCGCGCATCTCGCCATCGAGGCGGGTGCCGACGGCATCACCGCCCATCTGCGCGAGGACAGGCGGCATATCAGGGATGCCGACATCCACCGCCTGCGGGCCGAACTCGCCGCGCCGCTCAATCTGGAAATGGCGGTGACCGCGGAAATGCTGGAGATCGCACTTGGCGTCAGGCCCCATGCGGCCTGCCTCGTGCCGGAAAAGCGCGAGGAGCGCACCACCGAGGGCGGCCTCGACGTCCGCGGGGCGCGGACGGCCCTGTCGTCGGCCATACCGCGTCTCAAGGACGCGGGCATCCGTGTCTCGCTCTTCGTCGAGCCGGATCCGGCCATTCTCGACCTGTGTGCCGGCCTGGGAGCGGATGTCGTCGAGCTTCACACCGGCACCTGGTGCGACGCCCATATCGCCGGCGAGGAGGCGCGGGCCGCCGCCGAATTCCAGCGCCTGAAGCTCGGCGCGCGCCACGCGGCGGGCCTCGGGATGGAAGTCCATGCCGGACACGGGCTCGACTTCGGGACGTCGGAGACGCTGGCCGCCGTGCCGGAATTCAGCGAGTTCAACACCGGCCACTATCTCATCGGCGAGGCGATCTTCGTCGGTCTCGCCGAGAGCATCAGGATGGTCAGGGCCGCGATGGCGGCAGGGCGGAACCGGGCGGGATGA
- the secE gene encoding preprotein translocase subunit SecE, with translation MAKTTPLQFLQQVRNETNKVTWPTRRETVITAIMVVIFVAVMAIFFSVTDAVLKAGVGFLINLGR, from the coding sequence ATGGCAAAGACGACACCGTTGCAGTTCCTGCAACAGGTCCGCAATGAAACTAACAAGGTGACCTGGCCGACGCGCCGGGAAACCGTGATCACGGCGATCATGGTCGTGATCTTCGTTGCCGTCATGGCGATCTTCTTTTCGGTCACCGATGCCGTCCTGAAGGCCGGTGTCGGCTTCCTTATCAATCTTGGCCGTTGA